In Euphorbia lathyris chromosome 2, ddEupLath1.1, whole genome shotgun sequence, the sequence CCCATGCCCAACAGTACCTCTCAAATACCTGAAGATCCATTTGACTGCCTCCCAATGTCGCCTTCCTGGTTTAGACATGCACTTGCAAACTTGACTAACAGCATGAGCTAAATCAGGACGAGTGCATACCATAGCGTACATCAAGCACCCAACTGCACTAACATAAGGAACCTTAGCCATATCTTCAATCTCCTCATCTGTCTCAGGGCGCTATTCTTCAGAAAGTTGGAAGTGATTTGCTAATGGAGTGCTCACAGGCTTTGCATTGCTCATAGCGAATCTGTCTAACACCTTCTCAACATAACcttgttgagataaccacagttTTCTAGAGCTTCTATCTCTGTGAATCTCCATTCTAAGAATTTTCTTAGCAGCCCCTAAGTCCTTCATATCAAATTCTTGGCTCAACAAAGCTTTCAAACCAACAACATCATCCATATTCTTGGCAGCAATCAACATATCATCAATATACAGTAGCAGAAAAATAGAAGAACCATCAGTAAGACTCTTAACATACACACAACAATCATACTCACATCGCTTATAGCCAATCTGAATCATGTAGGAGTCAAATTGTTTATACCACTGCCTTGGGGACTGCTTGAGTCCATACAAAGATCTCTTCAACTTGCAAACCAAATGCTCTTGGCCGGGTTGAACGAAACCTTCAAGCTGCTGCATATAAATCTCCTCCTCCAAATAACCATGCAAGAAAGCAGTTTTCACATCCATCTGCTCTAAATGCAAATCCTGAGTGGCAACAAGAGCAAGTATTGACCTGATTGAAGTGTGTCTGACAACAAGAGAAAATATTTCATCATAATCCACTCCTTTCTTTTGTGTAAAACCTTTGGCTACCAATCGAGCCTTGAACTTCTCCCCCTTTTTTTCTGATACTGGTGGCTTCTTCTTGAGAACCCACATACACCGAAGAGCTTTCTTTCCTTCTGAAAGTCGAGCCAACTCCCATGTCTGATTCTTCTGTAAGGACTCCATCTCCTCTACCATTGCACCCATCCATCTTTCTTTCTCCCGGCTAATGATTGCTTCTTGAAAAGTGGTTGGATCATCACTGCCTATATGAAGTGCATAAGAGACCATGTCTTCAAACTCGAATCTGGCTGGAGCCTTAACATTTGTGCGCCTCTTCCTGTCTCTAGCCAACTTGTAGTCCTGCAAGTTAGTAGTACTGGAACCACCTAAAGGTGAATCCGAGCTTTCACCTATCTCAACTGTTTTTGCTGGACTATGATCTGTATCAATCTCTGCTAATCACCATCTTCTTGGCAACTGGATCCCAAAATTTGTAGCCCTTCACACCTCTCTTGTAACCCAGAAAGATGCACTGCTTTGATTTTGCATCCAATCTCGACCTCTCATCTCCAGGTACATGCAAAAAAGCAGGACAACCAAAAATACGTAAATGACCAATATCAATATCTTTATTAGTCCATACCTCTTCTGCAATTTTTCCTCCCAAAGATGCTCTTGGTGATCTATTGATGAGATAACAAGCCATACTCACTACTTCTGCCCAGAAGCGCTTAGGAAGCTCTGCATTCAGTCTCAAACAACGAGCCCTTTCAGTCAAAGTCTGATTCATCCTTTCAGCAACACCATTCTGTTGTGGAGTTTTACGCACTGTGAAGTGCCTCTGAATTCCATGCTCCTCATAGACCTGGACAAAACTCGAATATATGTATTCTGTGCCATTGTCAGTCCTCAAATACTTGATTTTTCTTCCTGTTTGATTCTCCACCTCCGCTTTCCACAGCTTAAACTTGGCAAAGACTTCAGATTTCTGTTTCAAGAAATATACCCAAACTTTCCACAGCAGTCAATTTTCCCTTCATAACAaccaatgacccttttacaatttTAATGGTTTCTCTATCCTCATTAGCCTTAGGAATAAAACCATTCTTATGCAAAGTACCCACGAAAATCAGATTCTTCTTCACATCAAGATATGCCTAACATCAATTAAATTCCTAACAATACCATCATACATCTACCAGCAATATTACAGCATCTATCATCACCCAAATAGACACAACCATAATTAACTGACCTGTATGTGGTAAACCAATCCTTGTTAGGAGTAATATGATAGGAACAACCTGAATCGAGAATCCAAGCCTCTGACATCTGAGTAGTCGCAATTGAAAGCATATCACCGTTGTCACCATCTGAACTGTCATTCTTTGCCACATTTAGACTTAGAAGAATTGCTACTCTGACCATCGGACTGATTCTTCATCATCGGACAGTTCCTCTTAATATGACCCGGCTGTTTGCACTTGTAGCAATGAAACGTCCCTTTGCCCCTGGATTTCGACCTAGAATGTTGTTTTCCAGATTGATCTCTTTCCTTCATTCTTCCACGATCCTGGTCACTCTTAACAAATAAACTATCACCTTGAGAGGATGCCTCTCCCAAATTCTGCTTCCGTTGGTTATGAGCCAACAATACTGCAGTAATTTCTTCAACTTTGATAGTTTCCTTTCCATATGTCAGAGTAGACACCATATGTTCGTAAGAAGGTGGCAATGAACAAAGAAAAATCATCGCTCTGTCCCCATCTTCAATTGCTACCTTGAGTTGGGCTAGGTCTGAGACAATCTGATTGAAAGAGTTTACATGTTGTCCCAGATCGCTACCCTCTTTCATCTTCAACTGATACAACCTCTGTTTGAGATACAGTTTAGTCGTTAGGGTTTTTGACATAAACTGTGCTTCCAATTTCGCCCATATTTCTCCTGGTTTATTCAAAGCCATCACGTGATACATGACTTCGTCTGCCAAACACAGCTGTATGGTCCCGGCCGCTTTCGCTTGCAGTTCCCCCAATCATCCAAATCAATCCCATCTGGCTTTGTCGGCTTTAACGCCTTCAACAGCCCTTGCTGCGCTAACAAGTCTTTCATCCTTGTCTGCCATAAACTGAAGTTTCCATGGCCATTGAATTTCGCAACTTCGAATCTCACACCTCCTGACATAGCTTCTCAAcgatgctctgataccaattgttgaaaACAAAGCTAAATAATACAGAAATTAAACAAGCAAAGATCGAACACAAGGATTTGTTAACGAAGTTCGGCAGTTTTGAATTGCCTACGTCTCCGTTCCGTTCGATGCGCTCCGCTCCACTCGCTCCTCTCCGCTCCACTCCGGGATAAGCCCCTTTGATATTATGAGCCATATACAACAATGTGATACTATCATGAAAGACTACACGATCACCCTTTAGCCGAGATCCACGTGACGCTATCACAAAAGATCACATAATCACCCACAAAACTGGGTCGCATGACGCAATCTAGAGCATCATAACGGATCCAACCAGAGATCAATATGTTACAACACGTTGCCCCCGACCCCGTCAATAACGAACCTAAGTGGGTTTGAAGTAAACAGATTCCCGCTTGATACATAGGCGTCACATATTCCTACACGTTTCATGACCTGTAACCACCTCAGTTAATTCAAGCGCATTATAAATAGAGTGAGACAATCTTCAAATATACACATTCAATCATTTCATTACTCAACTATTATTCATTATTGTATTCATCCTCATCTCATCTCGTCCTAAAAGCTTACTTAGACATCAACACGGGATCGCCTATCCTCGCCCATTTATTTAAATCCTTTTCTATGTAATTACAGGATTAGCCAGAGATCGACATAATGCAACCACATCAATGTAAACATTGTCGTGTACTGAAAATAAATTCCTATGATACATCAACGTACAAGCATCAATCTCTGGACTTATTTGTAACACCATATATAATGTTGATAAGTTATTATTAACAACAACTTGAAACATTTGAATATCATACGAGTGGCTAGTATTTTCCACCTGCCCATTCCCTGAAGCTATATAGAATTGAATGATCATAGCGACTTCCAACTACACCCTGACCTGGACAACGATAAGCCCTACACTCCTTTCTCGAGATAAACCACATTAATCATATAACTCcaataatacatatatatttattgttattaaaattaaaaagtattatttatttctctccttgcCACCCCCCTATAAATATGATACAGCAGCACTGAACTCTTTAgcttaaacttaattttaagCTATTCTCCACTTTCTTTTCTCTAAAATGGCCTTAAAATGGTTACTCAATTCTGCAATATTAACTCAATTTTCTGGTGGAATGGACACTGTGGCAGTGCAAAAGGGCAGTGATGTTGTAGCATGCCCTAATGTTCAAGGGCAGATGCTGAAGGACAGAAAAGGAGAGTACCCAAATGGGTTTCAGGTTCCTCTTCATTACCCTAAATATTCAAAGGCTGATTATGAGAAGATGGAGGAATGGAGACTTGACTTGCTTCTTCATCAATATGGCCTTTCTTTTAAGGGCACCCTTGATGAGAAAAGGGCTTTTGCTATTGGTGCTTTCCTTTGGCCTCACCAAATTTGAAATAATCATGCATTAGTTCTACAGTGGTCCGAGATCAACTGCTTGAAAATCATTCAGATGTTGACTCGTGCAATATCTGAATGATTCATGATGAGTTTGGTCCGAGACTATTTTAGAAATTTTCTACTATTGGATTCTACTGCACTCTATGATGTAAGAATTCTCATTTTATTGGTTGGATCTATTCCAACTGATTCACAGTAGAACTATGTGTGATTTTGGTGTAATCTATGGTTATCAACTCCAATAACTTGGTTATGGatgtaatttaaataataatattggcTTATTgtgtaattattaattaattattgcatGCATACTATTGCTAATGAGGACAGAATGCGAGGAGTGAATTTGAAGTAAAATATTCTTCCATTCTGTTTATGTAATTTGTAAGTATTGttagtaataataaataaggactAGTAGATATTTTGGTCTTCTCTTTTCCTAAAGTTATCATTATTAATAAGGGCTTTAATAACAAaagccaaaaagaaaaaagaatacaggaaaaatataaattacatacaaaataGTATTTCGCAAAACATACTATTTATGCTACCAATTACAaagttatttttgttaatatttttaactttttttgtttgttttatcaTTCTATCTAAATAGCCTTAtcataaataaatgaaaaaggTCACTCTTGAAAATGATTCTTAATTATGTGAAGAATTGGAATAGTTAGAAGGTAAAGGACGGTTCGGTTATGGTAGTTATTTAGATGTAATTTATAAGACAAGCACTAATTATATGAAGCACTAACTCATCATATgcttttatcttcttcttcttcttcttctttttttttttttgggtgaaACTGATTTTTAAAAAGgtgaaatacatgaatatcataattaagtacaaaattacaactaagtcatatcaccaaatttaattcttaatatgtcattattttctgtATATTatgatttaaaaattctagactccaattcataaatcataaactctacaaaatatattatagacttataacttataaattctaatctttaaagtatattaaaagtattgattttactagtttgatataatccaaaattatgacttgacatagttgtaaataatttttagaagatgaatttctatgtaatttttcctttttaaaatCACATATTGCGAAAATATAATGTAGGCAGTAATTTTAtcttcttaatttattttgttttatatagGCATTACACTCATTCGGGTCTCCAAACTAAaccttcaaaatcaattaggaccataaactatcaaaatcatcaatcaggtcttTGAACTaggttaaaatcatcaattgagtcccccATCTTATTATACAATCAGAAACTATgacctttatatatatatatatatatatatatatatatatatatatagattgtaATAACTATATGTTGGTTCAAAATACGATTGGGGAAGAtggtctgaaactgttcaaccgaatgattttcgatgaaatctcaattgataatttttgtttagaaatgatttttggttagttTAGAGacatgattgatgattttgataatttaaggttctaattgactttgaagctttagtttaggaAGCCAAACGAATATTATGCCTTTTATATATTaggaaaaaataataacaaataatatatgatttcgcatattaataagtaaaaatgtgttcttactaaaaaaaataagtaaaaatgtgtttcttaaaaaaagactttatttattcaaaaaaaaaaaaaagaccttATACTTCAAGTTGTTATAGAAAAAAATTAGCCATATACcatcaaatcaaaataaaattaaaattccatTCTATAAATTTACGAGTACTTTGAAAATAACACATGATCCAAACAATTAAAATACACGTATCACTTTATATAAGATGATTGatgtgaaatatatatatatatatatgacattAATTTATTcgttaaatatattaattaccATATATTCTAATTAGTGGCGAATACaggggccgattttacacgtgcattcggaaaaaaaattgctaaattgaacttgttttttttttttttgtatatatgcgtgttataatttgaacggccaagaaccaattttaaatattaatgtacaatttctcaaaattaagctagatttcgtttaatagtcctaacatgtaaaaaaatttagatttagggAGGGCTGAACATgtacaaaaattattaaaaattttgatttcagatggcctatcaggccaaaaaaaattaataatttagatTTACTGAGGTTTAagaggcaaaaaaaaattagaaatttggatttagaaatgTCTAACataccaaaaaaattagaaatttagatttagatttagcatgcctaaaaaaattagaaatgtGGACTTAGGGAGTATATAATAGgtccaaatattaaaattt encodes:
- the LOC136220856 gene encoding uncharacterized protein, with protein sequence MALKWLLNSAILTQFSGGMDTVAVQKGSDVVACPNVQGQMLKDRKGEYPNGFQVPLHYPKYSKADYEKMEEWRLDLLLHQYGLSFKGTLDEKRAFAIGAFLWPHQI